In Streptomyces sp. NBC_01231, the sequence CAACCTCACCAGCGCCTTCCTGGTCGGCCGCACGGTGGCCGCGGGCATGGTCGGGCGCGGCCGCGGAAAGATCGTCAACATCTGTTCCGTACAGACCTGGCTGGCCCGCCCCGGCATCGCGGCCTACGCGGCCTCCAAGGGCGGCCTCGCGATGCTGACCCGGGGCATGTGCGCGGAGTGGGCCGGATCGGGGCTGACGGTCAACGGACTGGCACCGGGGTACGTGGTCACCGAACTGACCCGCCCGCTCGTCGACGACCCGGACTTCGACTCCTGGATCCGGGGCCGCACCCCGGCCGGGCGCTGGGCCTCGGTCGAGGATCTCGTCGGCACGCTGGTGTGGCTCGCCGCCCCCGCGTCGGACTTCGTCAACGGCCAGGTGATCGCCGTCGACGGCGGCCTGACCGCGGTCATCTGAGAGGGACCGAGAACATGAACGCAGCAAACTCATCAAGCTCGAACTCATCAGACTCGGCCTCATCGGCCTCATCGACGATGCGAGCGGTCGTGGCCCACGGGGCGGGCGACCTGCGCCTGGAGGAGCGGCCGGTGCCGGAGCCCGGCCCCGGCGAGGTGGCGGTCGACATCCGCTACGGCGGGATCTGCGGCTCCGACCTGCACTACTGGCGACATGGCGCGGTCGGAGAGTTCCGGCTGCGCGAACCACTGGTCCTCGGTCACGAGATCGTCGGCCGGGTACGCGCGGCGGGCCCCGGCACGCAGGCCCCGCCGCCCGGGACCTCGGTGGCCGTGCACCCCCTGGCCTCCTGCGGCACGTGCCGACAGTGCGCAGCGGGACGGCGCAACACCTGCCTGGACACCGGCTATCTCGGCAGCGCCGCCCGAAACCCCCACGTCCAGGGCGGGTTCGCCGATGTCCTGGTCGTGCCCGCCGAACGGGTCCTGCCGCTGCCCGAGGGCCTTGACCTGCGGCTCGCCGCGCTCGCCGAGCCGGCTGCGGTCGCCTGGCACGCGGTACGGCAGGCCGGCGACGTGCGCGGCAAGCGGGTCCTGGTCACCGGTGCCGGACCGATCGGCTGCCTGGTGGTCGCGGCCCTGCGCGCCGCCGGGGCCGGTGAGATCACCGTGACCGATGTGCACGAGGCGCCGCTGGCCGTCGCCAAGCAGGTGGGCGCCGACTCGACCGTACGGATCGGCGGTCCCTCAAGTGGCGGGGACGGCCTGGAAGGACTGGCGGCGGACATCGCCATCGAGTCCTCGGGCAGCCCCGCCGGACTGCGCACCTGCGTGTACGGAGTGGACCGGGGTGGTCTGGTGGTGGGGCTCGGCCTGCTCCCGCCCGGGGACACCCCGGTCGCAGCGAACGCGCTGATCACGCGGGAGCTCCGGCTGGTCGGCTCCTTCCGTTTCGACACCGAACTCGGCGAGGTGCTCCGGGCGTTGGCCGACGGCCGCCTTCCGGTCGACCCGGTGGTGACCTCCGTACTCCCCGTGACACGCACCGCCGAGGCCTTCGAACTGGCAGCCGACCCGGCGCGTTCCTGCAAGGTGCTCCTCGACTTCGCGGGTCCGACAACAACCTGAGCAGGCAAAGGGTCGGCCCACATGACGGCAATGACGCTCACCGCCCGACTCCGGCCGACCACCCGGCCGCGGACCCGCAGTCGCAGCCGTCCCGAGCCGCGTGCGGCTCGGGACGGTTCCAGGTCGCCCGCCGGTTCCAGGTCGCAGTCCAGCAAGGCGACCTGACGCCCTGCCCGGCCGGGCCGCCCCTCGCCCGGCCGGACAGACTCCCCTACCCGCCACCGCCTCCTCCGATCAAGGGAGTTCAGCATGTCCGACGCCCCCGTGCCCCGTCCACGCGTCGCCGTCAGCCGCAGCGGTCTGCCAGGGACCGCCGTCCGGCGGCTGGCCTCGCGGTACGACGTCATCGCCTGGAAGGGGACGGCGCCGCCCACCTCGGCCGAGCTGTGCGCGCTGGTCCGGGGCTGCGAGGGACTGCTCGTCCTCGGCAGTGACCGGGTGGACGCCGCCCTGCTGGACGCCGCCGGCCCCGGCCTCCGTGTCGTGGCGCTGGCGTCGATGGGCTACGACGGCGTGGACGTCGACGCCGCCGCCGCGCGCGGTGTGGTCGTCACCCACACCCCCGACGTACTGGCCGACACCACCGCCGACGTGGCCATGGCACTGATCCTGATGGCGCGACGGCGCCTCGGGGCCAGCATGGACGCGTTGCGGCGCGGCGAGTGGGGCGCCTTCAGGATGGACGCCTTCCTCGGACTCGACGTGCAGGGCGCGACGCTCGGGCTCATCGGCTACGGGCAGATCGCCAAGGCCCTCGCGCGTCGGGCTGCCGGATTCGGCATGCGGGTCCAGCACCACCATCCCCGCCGCAAGGAGGACGGCGAGTTGTCCCGCTGGGTCACCTTCGCCGACCTGCTGCGTACCAGTGACGTGGTGTCCGTGCACACCCCGCTGACGCCCGAGACCGCCGGCATGATCGGCGGGCCCGAGCTGGCTCTGATGAAGCCGACGGCGACGCTCGTCAACACCGGACGGGGCGGCATCGTCGACGAGGAGGCTCTGCTCACCGCGCTGCACGACGGGACACTGCACTCGGCGGGGCTGGACGTGATGACGGACGAGCCGCGAACGGACCCCGCCGATCCGCTGTTCGCCGAGCCGCGCCTGGTGGTGCTGCCGCACGTGGGCTCGGCGACGGAGGCAACACGGGCGGCGATGGTGGACCTGGCGGCACGCAACATCGAGGCCGTACTGGACGGGGAGAGAGCGCCGACTCCGGTGCCGGCGACCATGGGGCGGCCCCGTCCGGTCGCCGCGAGGGACGCCGGCGGAGTGAACGTCGTGCTGCCCTGAAGGGGCATGGCCCCGCCGCCGGTTCTGTCGGCGCAGGCGCTTGTCCGGCCCTGCTCGAACGACTCGGGTTCGTGAGGCCCCGGCGACGATCCGGGCGCGGGCCCGTCAGCCCAGCCGCCTCGAGGCCCGTTGCAGCAACGTCCGCAGCAGGGCCGTCTCCTCGGTGCCGAGGACCGTCACGATGTGCTCCTGCTCGCGTTCGACCGCCGCGGTCCAGCGTGTCAGCGCCTCGCTGCCCCGCTCCGACGCGAACACCAGGACGCGCCGCCGGTCCGCGTCGTCCACCCGGCGCAGGACGAGATTGAGGGACACCATCCGGTCGACGACCTTGGTCAGGGTCGGTGCGGTCAGCAGGGCGGACTCGGCGACCTCCGTCATCGGATGTCCGGCGCCGTCGCCGAGGAACGACAGCACGCGCCACTCCTCGAGCGTCGCGCCTTCCGCCTTCAGTGCCTCACCGAGCCTTTGGACGACGGTCCGCTCCACGAGCGTGAGGGCTCGCGCCAGGTCGAGGTCGGCTGCGATCGTGGGGGTGGTCGTGGTCATCGCCCTGCCAAGATTCGTGGGTGTGTGTGGGCTGCAGCGGTCGTTCGTGGGGAGCTCGCGCGGCAGACAGGGTTCGCCTGAGGCGGTTCCCACGATACAGTCATTTCCTTATCGCTGCGAAATATTCTCGTAGCAACCAATCGCTAGTGTGACCGCCTATGATCGAGAAGGCGTCTGTCCGGCTCGGCTCTCCGGCAGGCCGGACCGGGGACGCGCTGGATGTCGCCCTGGTGGTTCCGCTCCAGGGCCCGGCCGGGATCTTCGGCCCGTCCTGCGAGTGCTGTGCCCAGCTCGCGGCCGAGGAGGTCAACGCCGAGTCCGGCGTGCTGGGCAGGGAGCTGCGGCTCACGCTCGTCGACGGCGGGGCGCCGCCCGAGCAGGTGGCGAGCGAGGTCGACGCGCTGATCTCCGGCGGCGTCATCGACGCGGTGGCCGGCTGGCACATCTCCGCCGTCCGCGAGGTCGTCGCCCCGCGCATCGACGGCCGCGTGCCGTACGTCTACACGGCGCTCTACGAAGGCGGCGAGCGGTCCCCGGGCGTGTTCCTCACGGGCGAGACCCCGGGCCGCCAACTGCGGCCCGCGTTGCAGTGGTTCGCCTGCGAACTCGGTATCCGGCGCTGGACCATCGTCGGCGACGACTACGTCTGGCCCCGCTCCTCCGCCCGCGCCGCCCGCCGCTACCTGCGCGAACTCGGCGGCGAAGTCTGCGACGAGATGTACGTGCCGCTCGGCACCAAGGACTTCGGCCCGGTTCTGGCCCGGGTCGCGGCCAGCGACTGCGAGGCCGTCCTCATGCTGCTGATCGGTGACGACGCCGTCCTCTTCAACCGCGCGTTCACCGCGGCCGGGCTCGACCGCGACCACATCCGGTTCAGCTCGCTGATCGAGGAGAACGTCCTGCTGGCGACCGGACCGGAGAACACCCGGGGCCTGATGACCTCGGCCGGCTACTTCGAGGACCTGCCGACCGCTTCGGGTCTCGACTTCGCCGCCGCGTACGGACGCCGGTTCGGGCCCCGGGCTCCGGTGCTCAACAGCCTCGGCGAGTCCTGCTACGAGGGTGTCCGCATGCTCATCGAGCTGCTGCGCCGGGCCGGAACCGTGGATGTGCCCCGAATCCAGGCGGCCGCCGAGGGACTCGAGTACGAGACTCCGCGCGGCACGGTCCGGATACAGGACCGCCACCTCGAACAGCGCGTGTTCCTTGCCGCGGCCGACGGTCTGCGGTGGGACGTGCTCCAGCAGCTGCCCTAGCAGGAACCGCGGCGCTGCCACCTTTTACACGTACGTAACACGCCCAACCCTTGCCCAATTACTTCGGTCAGAAATACTTTTTTCTCGAAGCTTTTGGAGGTTGGTTGTCCATGGCCACCTATCGCTACCGCTGCGCCCACTGCGGCCCCTTCGACGTGATCCGTCCGATCGGCCGCGCCCTGCCCGAAGAACCCTGCGAAACCTGCTCCGACCAGGCCCGCCGGGTCTTCACCCCTCCGATGCTCAGCCGCACGTCCGCTCCGCTGGCCCGCGCCCTGCGCGCCCAGGAAGCCAGCGCCCACGAACCACGCGTCGTCACCGAGGTGCCGCCGACCCACCGCCGTCCCGGCCCGCACGCCGATCCCCGTCACGCCCAGTTGCCGAAGCCCTGACCCCCGCTCGGCACACCTGTCCTTGGAGGCACCCCATGCCCGAAGTCGTCTTCAGCGTCGACCAGGCCATGTCCATGCGCGACCAGAAGGTCCCCGGCCACAACCGTTGGCATCCCGACATCCCGCCCGCCGTCACCGTGAAGCCGGGCACGGACTTCCGCATCGAGTGCCGCGACTGGACCGACAACCAGATCGGCAACAACGACTCGGCCAACGACGTCCGTGACGTCGACCTCACCCACGCCCACATGCTCAGCGGCCCGATCGCCGTGGAGGGCGCCGAGCCCGGTGACCTGCTCGTCGTCGACATCCTCGACCTGGGCCCCGTACCGCAGGCGCAGGGCGAGGGCTCCGGGGAGGGCTGGGGCTACACCGGCGTCTTCGCCAAGAACAACGGCGGCGGCTTCCTCACCGACCGCTTCCCCGACTCGTACAAGGCCGTCTGGGACTTCCACGGCCAGCAGGCCACCTCACGCCACCTCCCCGGCGTCCGCTACACCGGCATCACCCACCCCGGCCTCTTCGGCACCGCGCCCTCCGCCGAGCTGCTGGCCCGCTGGAACGCCCGCGAGCAGGCCCTCATCGACACCGACCCGCACCGGGTACCGGCGCTCGCCCTGCCGCCGCTCGCCGACAACGCGCTGGCCGGCACGGCGACCGGCGAGACCGCCTCCCTCATCGCCGCCGAAGGCGCCCGCACGGTCCCCGCCCGGGAGAACGGCGGCAACCACGACATCAAGAACTTCACGCGCGGCTCGCGGGTCTTCTACCCCGTCCTCGTCCCGGGCGCCCTGCTGTCCGGCGGCGACCTGCACTTCAGCCAGGGCGACGGCGAGATCACCTTCTGCGGTGCCATCGAGATGGGCGGCTTCATCGACCTGCACGTCGACCTGATCAAGGGCGGCATGGAGAAGTACGGGGTCACCACCAACCCCATCTTCATGCCGGGCAACGTAGCTCCGCAGTACACCGAGTTCATCTCGTTCGTCGGCATCTCCGTCGACCACGAGACCGACACCAACCACTACCTCGACGCGACGATGGCGTACAAGAACGCCTGCCTCAACGCCGTCGACTACCTCACGACCTTCGGCTACAGCGGAGAGCAGGCCTACCTCCTGCTCGGCTCGGCACCCATCGAGGGCCGGCTCAGCGGCGTCGTGGACATACCCAACGCGTGCAGCACCCTCTACCTCCCCACGGCGATCTTCGACTTCGACATCCGGCCGACAGCCGAGGGGCCGAGGAAAGCAGACCGCGGCCAGTGCGCCGTCACGTCCTGAAAGC encodes:
- a CDS encoding SDR family oxidoreductase, producing MTVSAKGPSLFDLSGRLALVTGSSKGIGFALAAGLAEAGAELVLNGRDPEALERARAELAERTGTTVHAVPFDVTDETSVQTAVQEIENGIGPLDILVNNTGVQHREPLLQVSAENFERVLHTNLTSAFLVGRTVAAGMVGRGRGKIVNICSVQTWLARPGIAAYAASKGGLAMLTRGMCAEWAGSGLTVNGLAPGYVVTELTRPLVDDPDFDSWIRGRTPAGRWASVEDLVGTLVWLAAPASDFVNGQVIAVDGGLTAVI
- a CDS encoding L-idonate 5-dehydrogenase, yielding MRAVVAHGAGDLRLEERPVPEPGPGEVAVDIRYGGICGSDLHYWRHGAVGEFRLREPLVLGHEIVGRVRAAGPGTQAPPPGTSVAVHPLASCGTCRQCAAGRRNTCLDTGYLGSAARNPHVQGGFADVLVVPAERVLPLPEGLDLRLAALAEPAAVAWHAVRQAGDVRGKRVLVTGAGPIGCLVVAALRAAGAGEITVTDVHEAPLAVAKQVGADSTVRIGGPSSGGDGLEGLAADIAIESSGSPAGLRTCVYGVDRGGLVVGLGLLPPGDTPVAANALITRELRLVGSFRFDTELGEVLRALADGRLPVDPVVTSVLPVTRTAEAFELAADPARSCKVLLDFAGPTTT
- a CDS encoding D-glycerate dehydrogenase, producing MSDAPVPRPRVAVSRSGLPGTAVRRLASRYDVIAWKGTAPPTSAELCALVRGCEGLLVLGSDRVDAALLDAAGPGLRVVALASMGYDGVDVDAAAARGVVVTHTPDVLADTTADVAMALILMARRRLGASMDALRRGEWGAFRMDAFLGLDVQGATLGLIGYGQIAKALARRAAGFGMRVQHHHPRRKEDGELSRWVTFADLLRTSDVVSVHTPLTPETAGMIGGPELALMKPTATLVNTGRGGIVDEEALLTALHDGTLHSAGLDVMTDEPRTDPADPLFAEPRLVVLPHVGSATEATRAAMVDLAARNIEAVLDGERAPTPVPATMGRPRPVAARDAGGVNVVLP
- a CDS encoding MarR family winged helix-turn-helix transcriptional regulator, coding for MTTTTPTIAADLDLARALTLVERTVVQRLGEALKAEGATLEEWRVLSFLGDGAGHPMTEVAESALLTAPTLTKVVDRMVSLNLVLRRVDDADRRRVLVFASERGSEALTRWTAAVEREQEHIVTVLGTEETALLRTLLQRASRRLG
- a CDS encoding substrate-binding domain-containing protein, with the protein product MIEKASVRLGSPAGRTGDALDVALVVPLQGPAGIFGPSCECCAQLAAEEVNAESGVLGRELRLTLVDGGAPPEQVASEVDALISGGVIDAVAGWHISAVREVVAPRIDGRVPYVYTALYEGGERSPGVFLTGETPGRQLRPALQWFACELGIRRWTIVGDDYVWPRSSARAARRYLRELGGEVCDEMYVPLGTKDFGPVLARVAASDCEAVLMLLIGDDAVLFNRAFTAAGLDRDHIRFSSLIEENVLLATGPENTRGLMTSAGYFEDLPTASGLDFAAAYGRRFGPRAPVLNSLGESCYEGVRMLIELLRRAGTVDVPRIQAAAEGLEYETPRGTVRIQDRHLEQRVFLAAADGLRWDVLQQLP
- a CDS encoding zinc ribbon domain-containing protein; the encoded protein is MATYRYRCAHCGPFDVIRPIGRALPEEPCETCSDQARRVFTPPMLSRTSAPLARALRAQEASAHEPRVVTEVPPTHRRPGPHADPRHAQLPKP
- a CDS encoding acetamidase/formamidase family protein → MPEVVFSVDQAMSMRDQKVPGHNRWHPDIPPAVTVKPGTDFRIECRDWTDNQIGNNDSANDVRDVDLTHAHMLSGPIAVEGAEPGDLLVVDILDLGPVPQAQGEGSGEGWGYTGVFAKNNGGGFLTDRFPDSYKAVWDFHGQQATSRHLPGVRYTGITHPGLFGTAPSAELLARWNAREQALIDTDPHRVPALALPPLADNALAGTATGETASLIAAEGARTVPARENGGNHDIKNFTRGSRVFYPVLVPGALLSGGDLHFSQGDGEITFCGAIEMGGFIDLHVDLIKGGMEKYGVTTNPIFMPGNVAPQYTEFISFVGISVDHETDTNHYLDATMAYKNACLNAVDYLTTFGYSGEQAYLLLGSAPIEGRLSGVVDIPNACSTLYLPTAIFDFDIRPTAEGPRKADRGQCAVTS